The nucleotide sequence TCCTATCTCTCTTAGGGTAAGAATCAGATTCCTTCCCAGGCCACAAGGTCCTGTCCATCTCATCACTCTCCTCCGGGGCACTGTGCTTTAGCCACTCTGGCTTTAAATTTCTCCCATCTCCAGacctttggggcttccttggtggctcagagggtaaagagtctgcctgcaatatgagagaccagggtttgatccctgggtcaggaagatcccctggagaaggatatggcaacccactctagtattctagcttgaagaattacatggacaaaggaacctggcgggtacagtccacagggtctcaaagagtcggacacgactgagcgaattcacaaGACCTTTAGATGAGCGAGATCCTCTGACTTGAAGACACATTCCCTTTATCTGTACCACTTAGGCAAATCCTACTCATCATACAGGGTTTCCCTAACCCATAGACCAGGTTTGATTCCCTTCTCATAATCTCTTGCAACATCTTGTACTTCTTTCATTAGAAAACTGTGTGATTACTGAATGTTTCTAAGTGTAAGCTCCGTGTGGACAGGGACTGTTTGTTGCTGATTCCCAACAGCTTAGCACATAATTGGCACCAAATAAATACGTGTAAACCGAGTAGAAGAAAGAATTACCAGCTACCAGCTGAGGAGGAAATAAATACTCTAGTCTCCTTGGCATTGACTAGACCTGCTGAATGTGGAAGAAGGCCTGCCCAGACAGACAGGCAGAATGCTGGAGCAGCTTGGCAGAGTGGTTAGCAAACCAGAGGATACATGAACCTAcccatagtttattttttatacagttttttaaGTGATTAGGAAAGAGTGGGTGTAGTTATGATTTTGTGAGCAACAAAATCGAATCCAGTTTTAACAGTGCTAAAATCTTGATCAAAGAAATTTCAACTCGGAACACTAAGGGCCAAAGTGAAAGAACATAGTGTTTTTCATGATTCTGTGTCATTCTACCAAGTGTGCTTCTGTGGTTATCAGTGCTCATTTGCAGTTGCCTCCCTTTTGATTTttactatctttatttttttgcaaatattttatcatctCTTCACTGATTCCTCGAAACAGTCTTATGCGATGAGCTGGTGCCGTGGCCTGGGTGATGAAGAAACGTTTCCTCTTTCAAAGACTCCAGTTTTTGGACGATAAGAAGTGCTAAAGAGGAAGCAATCAAACCTATCTGCCTTCACCCTGAGCGCTGCTTCCTGGTCTTGATACGCTTTCAGATTCTCCTGTGAATTGTCTTAGATAAATAAGGATGGACTGCCATCCATTTTTTGAGATCACGTCTCTGTTCACCTGGAGGACAGTACAGCACAAGAGAATGGATCGTGGAAATGCATTCCCCCATAACCACAGTCTGCACCAATGTGACATCAACACTAATCCTATGTTGGGAAAGTTTTGCTCCCTTCGTCTTTCAACAAGTTTGCAGCTGCCTTCACCGCCCTGAAGTCGAGGTCTTCTCTCCAGGCTCCCTCCGAGTGGTGCTGGCAGTTGGCGGTGAGACGTCCGTCGGGCGCCCAGCGTCCCAggaggcgagcctggtgggccgttCCGGGAAACTGTTCCAGGGAGCGACGCCGAGGCGGGGCTCCCCGAGGACGTGGTGAAACTAAAACAGAAATCGGTGATTCAAAACATCATCTCAGGAAATTGTGCTTTCCAAAGACAGGTGTTCCCTTCTCGAGGCTACTAATTGGTTCTCCAATTTCCACCGAACCTTCCCCGCTGTCGGCCGCCCACCCCTCGGAGAGCCGCCCAGCGCGCTCTCCCGGGGAACCCCGGGCAGCCTCTCCGGGCAGCCTCTCCCGCCAGCCCCGCCTGCCCCGCCGAACCGTGGGATACGCCTCCGCCACGTGCCCGCCTCCCGCGCCTAGACCTCCCGCAATTGGCTGGTGACCCTGCCCGTCGCGGGGGGAAGGGCGTGTCCCCCACAAGACGGCGCTCCCATTGGTCACGACGGCAGCGGCCGCGCGCGCGGACCCGGCGAGGAGGGGAAGCCGGTGGTGGTGGCGGCTgcggcggctgcggcggcggAACGGGCGGAGGCAGCCGGTTTCGTAACCGTCGCTCCTCCTGGCTGACTCTCGGGCTGCGAGGCCTGGGTCGGGTCGGGCCGCGCCGTGCGGGGCCGCTTGGAGTGGAGGCCGCCTGGGAGCGGGCGGGCTGGAGGGGCCAGGTAAGGAGGCCGCGGGCGggctgagggaggaggaggaggccgcgGCGCCGCCGGCCGCTCGCGTGGGCGCGGCCCCAGCCGGAGGAGACCCAGCCCGGCCCTGGGCGGCCGGCTTGCTGGGAAGGCCCCGCGCGGCCCGCGGCGCGGGCGGCGGCCCCGCGCGGCGTCTGATGCAACCTGCCGGCAACACTCGGCGGGGCCGCTGAGCTCATCCCTGGCCCCGGCCCAGCGCCGCGGCGCCACCCGCCGACCCCCGCGTTCCCCCGGCGCCCCTGCTGCCGGCCCGGGACGGGATGCGAGCCCGGCTGTGCCCCACTCCAGAACCCGGCCCTCTTGTTTCTGCAGTGTGACTAGCCAGGCTCGTATTGGCCCCTGGGGATAAAGGGTGTTCCCAGAATAGCAGAAGGTGGATCGCGTCCTgttgagtgccacctgggattaTTTCCTGCAAGTCCTAAACGGCTCGGTGTCGGGCAGTCGGGAATCCAGTTCAGAAGATGGTAGAAAAGTAGGCAGGGAAAGCAGttgattttgaaatatatgaCTTTACTCAAATAATGTTGTGTTTCCTTATGGAGCTGTACTTCGAATATATACCCTGCGTTGACTGTTGAGCACAAGTTCGATGAACGTGCAGCCGCCAAGAGTTGAATAGCAAAGAGGAGGGCAAGAAATGAAGCACTTCATTAGCGTGTTTGGAGGGAACACAGGAAAACTGCTAGCCGAGGTGCCTAGGTGGAGAGGATGGAAATGCATGTTTGAGGGGAATGAGAATCTGTTCTTCGAAGTAAGCTTGtgggtttttattcttcagaagGTTTAATTGCTTGGCTTTCCTCTGATCTGAGGTTTGTGCTGTCATCTAGCATCTTACATAAAATGTGTCCGTTTCAGAAAGGTGTTTAACATAGGTGGGTTACCCAAAAGTTGGTAGGTCTCTCTCCCAGGATACGCTGTCAGTTGAATTCTTGTTTGAAGAGATTATCCTTTAATTCAGGTAGGATATGGGATGCTCAGAGacacatttgaaataaaatactatGGAGGCTTGCTTTACTAAGAAATTTAGTCTTTAAAAGCCCTTGATAACTAAAAGTTAAAATCTGGTTAGCTGTTACTACTTGAGTAGTATTTGGGATAAGCTATTCTTAAAGTTGATTCACTGTTTTGGAGAAACTTAGTGTAAACAAGGCTAAATAATTACAGGATGCTAGTGAGCTGAAGAACTTTTCAGTTTCTTGAGTCCTACTTTTGGTGGGCACACTTGGCAGATTCAGCCATTTTAATACCTGCCTGAAAAACATAGGTAGAAcctaaacttaattttttttttttttttacccccagaATATCCTCCTAACTTCTCAAGATCGTGTCATAACCCTCGGCAAAGTTGTCTGATCTTGGACAGGTAGTTTCATCCCTAGGGATTTAAACAGCACCTGGTGAGCCCTAGGTGAAGATGAATAGGGCAGAATTCATGTGGCTGAATTTGGTGTTATGGCCTAAGATTGCCCCACCTGATCACAGAAATGGTAAACGCAGGTAGTCACGATTCCATGTTTCTTGTGTGTTCTTAGGCCGAGGGTAGGGGATGCTCCTGTGGGTTCTTATGCTGATAGGTACATTGGTCTCCTACCTTTTTGGTTTTCCCGACcaatcagtaaaaagaaaaagaaaaaagagcatgaCTCTAAAAGATGTATATTTATAAACAGTGTGGTGTGTTATTAATAGTTGGTGTGTGTTGTAAATGACACCAAAACTAGAGTAAAACgatgacattaaaaaaagacaaaaggtaTTTTCTTCTCATACTCCAATGGACCACTTATAGGCTCCCTGAAGGAGTATACTCGTTTGTGGACCCCTGTTTTGGGTCATGAAGCCAGCATGGCAAATGCGTAGAAATCCTGCTCATTTGGGTGTGTGTTAGGGTTTGACGGCTTACTTCACTTCATTTGTAGTACTGAGTTGCCAAACCCTGGCAACACATGCCTAAGAACTTGAGGGTGTGGAAAAACGTAACTGGACAAAGTGGAAAATAAAGGTTCTCAACTGAATGAAGCAAAGACCAGACATGAATGACCTTCACTGTAGAGGCTGGGGACTAGAGtagcaaatgtttttattttcctgtatacCTTTAAGACAGACCAAGAACTTTGGATCGTAAGACTGTGTGTatcttgaaaagaaagtgaaagtgaagtcgctcagttgtgtccgactcttttcgaccccgtggactgtagcccaccaggctcctccgtccatggggttctccaggcaagaatactggagtgggttgccatgccctcctccaggggatcttcccgacccagggatcgaacccaggtctcccgcattgcaggcgtcTTATCTTAGTAACACTCAATTTAATTATGGGTATCTTAGTAACACTCAATTTAATTATGGTTGTTTTAAGAGATTTTTAATGCTAGagaatcttatttttatatcagacacttaaataaataaatgttttctctgaGCCTTTTGAGActgtattcaacaaatgtttcttGAGCACCACCACTGGATGTTGGGCGTATGGTGACAAAGATGGAGGCCTGCCTCTAGCTTATTCTACAGGGAGCCACACTGTGGAGCTGGCATTGACAGAGAAACTAGGGGAACAAATTGGACAAAAGCACCAAGTGCAGACCATTTAGGGGAGTGATGTTGGCTTCCAGTATTGTTGAGGGGTGATGAGAAAGGGAGCTGGGCCTGAAGAGATTTGATCTGTGTGTGGAAGCCACAGAAGAATATTCAGTGAGAGGCTGCGACACACTCAGGTTTGAGTGTTCAGTTGCTCTGGAGACAGTGGCTGGGGGGAACATTGCTGCCGCAGGGCAGGCTATGCCCCTGAGAGATGGTGTCAGCCTCAGGTGACTGTGGCATAGACTGGAGAGGGGTGGTGGAGTAAGGTGTTTTGGGGGAGACGGGTGGGTAGAATACCAGTAATACCAATGATTTGAACAGATTTGGAACAAGGGACAAATATCTGGATATTTTGGAGTGTAGATCTTCATTGGGGATattgaaattaaacatttatttgggaaggaggagaggaggaatatctcattgtatatatatggaaaaaaatgacaAGAGGGCTAGGAAAATGCTTGAGACATTTATTGTCCCAAGTGAAACTTGAGAAAATTTTGATTTTGCTGTACTCATTCTAACATTTTGAGTTTTCAGTGTATCCCTGATTTGAATGAATGTCACTTGATTtaagaaatttgaatttaaaaatggtACCCACTCAGTCCATCTTTCTGAAGATCTGTGGTTGGTTTGTGGCAGTGGCTGTGAAACGTCAGTGTCACCAGAGTCGCTTGCGGCTCCTGTCAAGACGAGCGCTTAGCCCTGTTCTGAGACTGCTGGTGCCTGCGTCTGGGGCAGCCTGAGCATTTGCATGTCTGCCAAGGGGATGCTGATGCCGCTGGTTCAGGGACCGTGCTTTTGGGAACTGCTGCGTTTCAGTTTTCCTTCTGCCTCCTGCCAGAGGGATTCACAGCAAGGAAGCAAGGTGCCGCCCTGCTTCCTGTGGACTGAACTTTGGAACTGCATTTGTCCACGTAGGAGCCAGACTTTCTCGTTTAGGGTTGAACATCCAGATTTGAAATAAGCTTATTTTCCTTTGTAGGTGCTCGTTAAATGtttgtgaaagaaacaaaagcacagaTAACAGTGTAAACTGCAGAACTGTAAACTGTATGTAGCATTTCAAGGTAGCTGTTTTACtcagtgtaaaaaataaaattggcaatCTGTTTGGAGTAAGTCTTAGCCCCAGTTAGCTCTTTGACCCCCTTTCCATGGTGGATAACTCTTCACCTTGAGCACTGCTTTCTTGGCTTGTCTTtggttggggaaataaaaataactccttttttttttaatctcccagTTTCCCTTTCTTACATATTTTACCAGTTTGATGATTCCTGTTTGTTTTACAAGCCAAGGACTCATTTTCAAAACCTTGTCTGCTGAGTTCAGTACCTTGGCAAGATGAGTCAGACAGAGGTGAAAGTGCCCTTCCTTGTTCTGGTGTCTTTGAGAACAAAAGCGGGCATGAACTTCACTAAGTTTGGAGCCTGTAATAAGTGTTTTTGGTGACTGAAGTTCATGGTAGAGTGTCAGTGTCAGAGGGCATTTTACATCCCTCCTTTGCAGAGGGGGAaacggaggcccagagagggaagggtGTGTCCAGAGTGGGACGGGGATGTGCGAGCCAGGATGAGAATCGACTTGGTTCCTGGTCTCTACTTCTTTAGATTATTGTTATCTCTGAGTTCATTAGGGATTAGCTTTAAAGACTAACAACCCAGTTGGTATATAGAAGATAAATAAGATGAACATAATCATTGATTGTTGAGATAATCCCAGGAGAGGTGTTAAACAAGTTCTTAAAAATTGAGTCAACACTTCACTTTCGCCCAGTAGATAGGCAAGAGTATAGATGGCCAGTAACACTATTAATGCTAAGTGTGGTGCAAATTAGAGTGAACTGCCACTTGtcaactggaagaaaaaataggCAACATGATAAATTATCAAGGGAAATTGTGAAATATTCATTACTGAAGATAAACTTGGAGTAGATGTCCATCATGGTTTGGAAGGAAGCTTTTGGTGTTTCCTTAGTACCGAAGTGAGAACAGATGACCCCTCTAGCTCAGGACTGCCTTTGTGGCCTGAAAAACAATGGAAAGCAACGATACATGGCCTTTTGAAAAACGGCCAATACAGAAATGACTCGCTAAAGGTTTGGGCGAAGCTTTTCTTAAGAATTGTGAGGTGTACTCATTTGAAGCTGTTCATGGTTGTGGCTTCAGGTTTTTCCACTGATGCAGTTTTGTGGAAAGAGAACGGGGTCGTTTTATGGCTCCTGCACTGCTTCCTCCATTTCCAGCAGCGTGTGACTTCTTGGTGGGCATAATTCACTCAGTTTAGACAATCTGTCTTGAAGTGGCCTCGTGATGATAGGCTAGGTCTCCTTTTGACACATCTTGAGGCAGTTTTAGGACCAGCGTGGACTCAGAGTAATCCGAATATGACTGGTTTCTGAAACTGACTGTTTCTCGTGGCAGCACTGCAGATTTGGCCTGCCCTCTGTGCTGCTTGAGCAGCGTCAGCCGGGTGCAGGCCTGCCGCTGCCCTGGCTCTTGGTGCAGCCTGACTCCCAGCTTGCACCTCCTTGGATGCATCATCAGGGCCTTTGTTTCTCTCCTTGTGGCATCAGGTTGACAGTGTTGAGATATGTTTACTAGTTATGTCAAGAATTAGGAAAACACTAGAAGCTTGATGAGATGGGGAAGCAAACTGGGTGTCTCAAACTGGCTCTCAATGAGCCAAGAAACTAACTTAGGAAATCTCTGTAAACTACCATCATTTGAGgtcattaggaaaataaaaacaagccaaaaaacacattttcaaagtaTCCCATACAGATACGCTTTGGGAGAACAGTTAGGTCCTTGATGGCTCAGTCTCTGCACATTGGAGTAAGGGCCACGCAGAGATGGCAGTGCAGCGTTCGCGAGGAGGCCGGACTGGGCGCTCTGCTCCCGCCTTCTGATTTGACTTGGACCAGCAGTTGAGCCATTGCCCCTCTTTTATTGCACTGTCTCTCCTGTTGTAATTGTTCTCTCTCGCAGACTGCCAAGGGCTGTCATTCATATGCTCCACCTAATTAGTGACACcgctttgttttttcctcccatttttgATAACAGTCACAGATGGGCAGTCCCCTCAGGGACTCAGGTGGGTTAAATTTGGCCGTGTGGTGCCTGTGTATTACTTACTTCTCTAAATTACGTGACTTAGACTTCTGAAACATGGGAACAGTTGGCAGTTGTTGTAGATGCTTCTCAGCATAGTCAGTTAATACTGGCCTGCTGTTAAGTACATGCGAATTTGATCTCATTTGATCTTGTCATTTCCAATATTTTAATGCAGTTTTTTCTTAAATAGGTACATGTGAAGATTTCTTGGCAGTTCAGTGTGGAAACCATTGATCACCTTGTCTTCATTCTGCTTGTTCTGTGTTGACAAGGGAGCGTGCCCAAATGAGCAAGGTATCGCAGCAGAACAGCACTCCGGGCGTGAACGGAATAAGTGTCATCCATACTCAGGCTCATGCCAGCGGCTTACAGCAGGTTCCTCAGCTGGTGCCCGCCGGCCCTGGGGGTGGAGGCAAAGCTGTGCCTCCCAGCAAGCAGAGCAAAAAGAGCTCACCCATGGATCGCAACAGTGACGAGTACCGTCAGCGCAGGGAGAGGAACAACATGGCTGTGAAAAAGAGCCGGTTGAAAAGCAAGCAGAAAGCGCAGGATACGCTGCAGAGAGTCAATCAGCTCAAGGAAGAGAATGAACGGTTGGAAGCAAAAATTAAATTGCTGACTAAGGAATTAAGTGTACTGAAAGATTTGTTTCTTGAGCACGCACACAACCTCGCAGATAACGTGCAACCCAGTAGCACTGAAAATACGACAAATCCTGACAAGGCAGGACAGTAGAGCTCACCCCTTCCAAACTTCACACCTTGTGGCTTGAACATTTAAGGTGGGACTACCTACACCTCTCTCATCAGCGGCTGAACCGCCATTATTCAGAGATCCATTGAAGGTTGTTTTCTAGGGTCAGCCCTGAAGAGCTGATTAGCTAAAAATGTTAGACGTGTAACTTGAATATCTGGTTTTAAATGATAAGGATTTTTGTGGGGATAAAAAACACTTAAAggtatatggtaaaaaaaaaaaaaaactgccctgGAACCTTGATGTTCTTAATAAATGCTGACTTcccaaaaaaatgtttcttttttaggTTGACAAAAGGAATGGGGAACTGGCAAGTCGTGCGGAAGAGTCTTGGTTTTAATGGATATGGTTAATTGGatgaaagaaagctgaatgcgACCTCTGTTCATCTATTTGTGACTCGTTTCtaaattatgtattaaaaatgCTTAGGGCTAATAGAAACCAATCACTTTATAATTTGGAGTGATTTTATGTATAGCATAAACCCTGTTTCAGCATAACTAGTTTTACCCAACAAATACTAGTTTTTTGAATAGTGATGACAAGTTACGTAAAGAAACCCCATTGCATTTTAAAGGCAGTATGCAGCCAACTggcttaaaaatagaaatagcatTTAGGAAGCAACtaggttttttaaaagtaaaagcaaagcATATTAGAATTACACTCTTGGGGTACCTTTGGGTTATTAGATTGGCATTATTTTGTTAAACAAAACAATGGTTTAGAGAAACTCCGTATCAGTTTTAGCTTCTGCAGACActagtaagcttttttttttttttacaccattTGCACAGCCTGGTTAGTAAATCAAAGCATCTTAACAGTTTATGTCCACCCAAATTGCGGGTTaggattttgaatattaatttcaGCAGGTAGTTTCTCTGTTCACATACGTTGCACTGGGGCCGAGGATTTTGAAAGCAAAAAGTTCCTGTGAAGGCTCACTTGTATTTGACCTTAACCAACTGGTTATTAGAAAAACACATGTCAACTCCATGCCATTTCCCAAAATAATAGCCTAACAAAACTTGAAAGTATAAGGTTTAGCagttaatttatttcacttaaacacatctttttgtattgtttttgtgACATTTCTTAGTTAGTGGGCTCTATTCCAGACTTTTGTAccactttttattcatttgtatgcATTTATGTCCCATAAATTATTTAGCAAGAAAATACTGATAAAACtcaggatattgatatttctgttGATTACTAAAAAGTGGCAGTCGCTAGAATGGGAATCTCTAGGATCTGGATTATATCAGTGTTGGTAGTTTTGATTGCCGTTGTTTTTCTTTGAATGCAGTTCTAGCTCAAATTTGTTGgagtctgtttttttcttcttccagtgtTTGTTTTTGGATGACCCAGGCTGGTGACAAGAGGCTGAGTCACATCAGACTTAAACAGTTACCAGCTGTCTTATTTGAACGTGGTCATTTTAGGCCGCATTGTTGTTTCACACCAAGACCCTGGGACATTGTAACCAGGATGCAGTTCAAGTTGCACCCTCAGGTGGATGGAAGAGTGGCGTCTGTGCCCTTCTGGTCAGCAGCAGACATCACAGTGCCCTGCAGCTCAGCAAAGCCATTAACAAAGGCCAAGAATCCCTTCTGCATGTGACACGAGCCCAGTATTGTCCCATGAGAGCCACCATCCCAGGATGGCTAACTCCCGATAGAGCCAGGAGACAGGATAGGGGTTGCTGTTAGGGTCCAACGTTGGTTACCTTGGTTGGAGTATCGATCAACTTGTAGGTTGATAGAGGTTTTAAATAACTAGGAGATGCCCCAGAATCCTGCTGAATCTTCAGTAGCACCTCACTGGGGATGCAGTTAGGTCTCCTGAACCTTCAAGCGTCTATAAGAGGTGCTACAGACATTTTAATCTCTTTATTTACTAAACAGTATCTTTCAGAAATGAATGTCCACATGGAATTTATCCTTACCCATTATATGAAGTGACCTAACTATCTTGGAAAAGAAGCTTTAGGGAAATCATCAGGAATGTACTCAGTTATTTCAAATAAGAAAGTAAGATTGGAACTTTTGGAACAATTGATTCAAACTTTTCTTTTACCTATGCAAATCAGAACTAGCACAAGCAGTCGTGCAGTTTTATGCATAATGTAAAAAAATGTTAACCATGGCCTTGACTGTCTTACTGAAGTGTTTGGGAATGAAAGGTTTTCATTTGATAGGTTTATCAGTATAAAATGGAGGGAACCCAAGTATGGGGAATGGGCAAGTGTAGAGCTTTGGGAATTGTAAAGGACTTGTAACTTTTTTGTTCTGTAGGTTTCGTATGAACCATTAGGATATGACCTGCCTTTGCTGGCAGGTCTAGTGGTCTAGGAATTAGGCTTCAGTGTAAATTTCTAGCTGCCTCTGAGTCTTCTGGGGTGGGTGCTTTCTGACCGGTCCTGGCTGCGGGTGGTACCAGTGAACAGTGCTTCCTGCTGTCCGGTCCCTTTTAGTTACTGGGGTGTGAGCTCATGCTTTGGACATTCTTAGCAAGAAGTAGtaagattttaataaaatatgaccAGAACTTTGAAATTCAGGTCATGAGTGTGAAATTCTCAAATTTACATAAAGAAGTAGAAGTATGTACACTTTAATGTTTGAggttaaaaggaaggaaatcatagCAGCTTTTGATGTTTCTTAATCCCCGTTAGAAGGTTTGAAGCTTTGTACCTGAACAACCCCGTTGAAGCACTAGGAGTGTTTTCGATGCCTTAGAAATAGAAAACTTTCGTCTGACAAAAGCTAGGAAGGAATAAAGTCCATTCTATAGCTGTTAGATCTGCCTCTCAGGAAAAAGTACTTGTTCTTTTTGTTCCTGGCTTTCCTCAGTTTGTGAGataactctatttttttaaatataattttatttctttcaatggatttgaaataaaaaaaaaaaactttggaatAATGCCTGTATTTCATTGTGGGTTTCTTTGTTAGATGCCAAGAAAGTAATCCAAGTTTGTTCGCCAGCTCTGAGGAGCAGGCAGATGGATGCCTGCAGCCTCTATGTGCTCAGCCCAAGGCAGGGGTGAGGCGGGTGTGGGGGCACGCAGAGGCGCTTTTGTCCCGtctctgctgtgctcagttgtgtccaactcttcgcaactccatggactgtagccctccaggcactgtccatgggattttccaggcaagaatactagagtggattaccatttccttctgcgggggatcttcctgacccaaggctcaaacccatgtctcttggatctcctgcattggcaggcaggagtTTTTACTGTTCAGCAACCACGTCTAGGCTTCCCTTAATGACGGGAACACAGTTGTCTCTGAATTTAGAGTGCCTCTTCTGTTACGTTCTCTGTCACCTAATGTAAGAGTATATACCAGAACAGAGGGAGCAGAAACACGCATGCTGCTTGGACACCCAGTGTCTCAGAGTGCAGCCTCCACCTTCAGGGTACGAAATCAGTTCTTGGGCTTTGAGGTCGATGGGACATCAAAGTC is from Bos indicus isolate NIAB-ARS_2022 breed Sahiwal x Tharparkar chromosome 18, NIAB-ARS_B.indTharparkar_mat_pri_1.0, whole genome shotgun sequence and encodes:
- the CEBPG gene encoding CCAAT/enhancer-binding protein gamma gives rise to the protein MSKVSQQNSTPGVNGISVIHTQAHASGLQQVPQLVPAGPGGGGKAVPPSKQSKKSSPMDRNSDEYRQRRERNNMAVKKSRLKSKQKAQDTLQRVNQLKEENERLEAKIKLLTKELSVLKDLFLEHAHNLADNVQPSSTENTTNPDKAGQ